The following DNA comes from Pomacea canaliculata isolate SZHN2017 linkage group LG10, ASM307304v1, whole genome shotgun sequence.
TGTATGTAAAAAGCCCTTGTTGGCAATGTAATTCCTTTTCCTCCCAGCTCCTCCTTACATTCACTAAAAGACAGTAGATGTCAGTTCCATGGCGATGGACTAAAAATATCGACCAGTTCCAGTAAAAGCATGTGATACACAGAGTGCCTCCCTCACCTGGGAAAAGGGTGGTGGAGGCAAGTTAACTTGTGGTGGCAGCACTTGGGGCTGGGGAGCCTGCAGAGGAAGAACCTGGGCTGGTGGCACAGGATGTGAAATGCCTGCAGTTGTTACCTGTGAGACCAGGGAAGCTGGAATGGTAGGTGGCTCCACAGATGATACCAGAGAGCTTGTACTGGCAAGCTGAGGTATTACAAGCTGCACACACAGAATAATTCATCTTTGCATTCTGGTTTTGACTAAGTAATACAATTTgcaattgttgttgttggttttttttgagAGGGTTGGGACGAATAGTGAAAGAGCAGCAAATCTTTTGTAATTTACAAATCcaaaattgcacctttatctcTATTAACTCTTAATATACAGTTTGCAACGGCATCATTATAACTATTGCTTAAATGTGTCAACGCACCTGTATTAAATGAATTATAAACAATTTGTCAAAAATTTTCTCAACACCACCTTCCAAGTTACTAATTtgtgaaacacacaaaaagtccactttttttatttacttatcattacggtgacattaaaaaaaaaaattcagttcagCCACTTTGCTCCCAATGCTCTGGTGCTATCACCTCTCAAGACAAAATCTGTCATAGATAAGTTCACCATCTTGCTCATCATGCTGTATCTAGGTAGCAAAACGTTTGGTTAAAAATTCTTTAAGGTTGCTGGGTTTTAGTGGCCCAAGTATTGCAAGTCCTACTGCCCAGCTCAGACTGAAGTAAAACCAAACCAAAAGTAAATCAACTAGAACTTTTGTGCAAAAGACCTAAGCAGTTGcagccaaaacaaaaatgctgccATCTTTCTCACCTGTGGAGGTGTGACAACAGCAACAGGAGGAGGCTGGGTGGAAGCCACTGTCTGTAGGTCTGCAGCCAGCGAGACAAGACTTAATGGGCCTGCAAATAAAATGAACCATAATAATTACATACCTCTCATCCTCTTTATAGCATGCATATTTTTCATGCGAATTCTTAAAACAGGAGACTGAAACCACAACAAGAAATTTACCGGCACTCAACCTATTTCAGTTGCAAGATCAGCTTAAATATGAAAAAGCTTTATCAACCAGTGCAGCCTTATCATGTGCTGAGGTGTATCAGGACTTAAAAAATTTCCATAATAATGAAGAGTAAACTAGATGACCATGGATTAAGATCAGACAGCACCAATAAGTAAAATACAGAGTGAACTATAGTGTATGTGACAGCACCAGTACAGTACAGATCCAAGTACAAtgcatgaatgtatgtgtgtgacagcACCAGTCAGGAACAGAGCAAAATCTAACACAACTATAATGTTTTATCCCCCTCAACACAGTATCCACAGTATCATCAGTACTGAAGACTTGTTAAATGGATGTTGTAaccttttaatgtattttaaacaaCGTGAATTTGTATCAAACAAATAGCAATCATCTTAATCCTCGAAAGATCAGCAAACTTCCCTTATGCTATCCATGGAAAGTGAACTCCTTTGTTATAACACTTGTATTATCCACAGCAACACCCTTTCATTCCCCTCAACAAACCCCCCACTCGGTCTcccacctcttttttttttttctatccaacACATACGCTGACAGTAAGGGTAGTCACTTCTTGATATGCTTTacaacttctaaaaaaaaaaagcattacaGAATGGCACTGTCTAAATGTGTAAGAGATAATTTAAGCATGCCTTGATTCTCCTGAGTTAGCAGTAGTGCCAGCTGTTGCTGCAAGGATGTCAATTGCAGGTTCAGGTGGCCACAGAAGTCCTGGTGCTGCTTCTCAAGAGCAGCATACTGCTGCTGACTATTGGCCGTGATCTGCGTCACTACTTCAGCATTATCTGTAATCAGGCTGGCCTGGTCACAGATGTGAAAAAAGCAGTCAAAACAGGTGGTGtacatgcatttattattaaaaaaaaagaaaaacaagaaaacattttttttaagaacacaaactgaaagcatttttcttatatttgcaaatttttgccacttgtaatttttatatgcTCACTACTGTGTCTAAACATATCAAACATACATATCAAAGTGAAATTCCTGTACCTGGTAAGCAGCTATTGCTTGAGCAGGATCTTGTAAtttctgaaaaaacaaacagaaaaatgatatcAGTCTGAGAGaagaacataacaaaacaacaaaagtgactAAACATTTTTGTGGTAACAGAATACAAGATCTTAAAGATCTGTTTACATaaagaactataaaaaaaatgtatatcaCCCACACAGGCTCAGTCtaccaaaaaatgtaaaacggTTCACTCTTACCTCTAGAGTATCTTTGTTTAGGTAAGCATGGTTCTCCCACAGTTTTAGCAGctgagaaaaggaaaataataaattcattagTTTGTAGTGCACATATATAAAATGGTGAACCTGCATGTCTGTGAAATAgtgaataaatacatataaatatcaCTGAAGAAGACATTATTAAGAGCTATAAAGTTCTGAGGTGAATGGATGCAATTTACCTTGTTCAGCTTGTCCTGTTGTTTCTCTTCTTCACAGCCCATTCTGGCAGTGCAGAAGATGGGCACAACAACTTTCTCCAGACTTTCTTTCAGATTGTCAACGTTACGCCGCACACTGCATACAAAAGTATCCAGTGTCGGACAAGGCAAGCCAGCATACACTTAAGTGAATAATCTTCAACATGCAGCAAATGTTACAGTGTAATGTGGGATGTTCAGcaatcaaggaaaaaaaagcaaaggacaTCTGTCGACTCTCGGATGAAATAGTAAATATTACAGTTCTGGGATGTTCTGCAATCATGGAAGAGAGAGTGTATGACATCTGTTGATCCCCAGGTGTTTTagatttttgatgttttgcatTCCCTAAGTTGGCATAATAATCTACTTACCAGTGATGGATGATGTCATACATCAAGTAAATCAGATGTAGACGCAGAAAAAATGATGCCTCCTTGCTTGTCAACCTATCCAAAATAAGAAGGAAAATATGTTCAGATACAGGggcacacacataaatgcatgcacactcTCCCATCACACTCATCCCCAAAAATGTGCACATGTGGATGACTCTCCTCACTCATTAATTAAGACCTTTATCTtggttattttatattaatcaGACCTTCTGGCtgaaaagtacagaaaataattaCTATAAATTTTCCTGCCCAAggaacaaatattaaatatttaaaaatcaagagaaaaagaaaaaatttgctttttttgcatttcaggcactgaaattattaaaattttatgatggtcttttttcttatttacaagatTAAACAACTACTTTTACAACATCCACATACTCTTTAGCAATAAAATTTCCTTCACGTGTTCCATCTAGAGACCATcaacaggaaagaatggttcaatTCTAGGGGAGGGAGGTGACAGTATTTGTCAGGCTTCATGGAAGCAATTTGTGAAGCATGATCTCTAGAGCAGCCAGCACTGTGTGTGttcctcacctccctccccaGTATACGTGAATTCAAAGCAAAGTAAATATTACTTGTAAAGCTATGGATGGTGTCTCCATCTGGGCAACATAACAAGGGCAATTATTCTGCACATTAGCTCAAATAATTGTATTTTGAGTTTTTGCCTTGCCTCCTTAGAGTGAATAgaacttccatttttttccaaagttaaaataaaagtttgcataCAAAGGCTTAATTACACAATATGAGTGAAATGCTCAAAATTACCGACCATAATTTAAATCTCCTCTCACTGCCAAAGAGATtgtaaaacaagagaaaaaactCCCTCTTAACATGCACAGCCCACAAGCAGCATGTGTGTCTTCAAcaagcagtgtgtgtgttagcacaagtgtgcacacatacatgtatgaGAGTATGAGAGTGTATGTatatgagtgtgagagagagagcacatgaATGACAGTAAAGTGCATTCAATGCCTAGTTAAGGTGTGTCTGTACTTATCTTGAGTGTTAATCTCAAGAACTTAAAACCTGCCTTCAGTGGTGGGAAAAGGCactctacaaataaatacaggGAGTTTATTTTAACTCTTCAGCATCACAGATAccatgtgtacatgcacataatGCTCCACATATCTTCTCCACCAGCAGCATTGGGTATTTAACACCTTATGTACAACATATCTGAAATCATGTAGTTGCTAATATTAAACAGATTGAAATACATTGAATGTGTACTGCTGTTGTATTTTCAAATCCtgtctccaaaaaaaaaaaaaaacctgctagaTATTAAGTTAGCTGCAGTAACAAAAGAAGGAACCTGAATTTAAGATCTTTTAAGCCTTGGAGTGAATGGTGATGGGGCAAACTACCTAGATGGTATACCAGAAAACTGTTATTCTAGCACTCTTGGAAAACATGCTCTACCACTTATAAAAAACTTTGACCTAAATTCACTCTCACAGTATTGACAACATTCtgctttaaaataatgcaaagatgtacaaagacaaaagcataacagatcttttaaaacaaatttaaatcattCTTTAAAGCAACTCTTCAAAATGGCTAAAGCAAAACCACAAAGtatcttttaaagcaaaacttcACAAtgcttttaaagcaaaacttaacaatgcttttaaagcaaaacttaaCAATGCTTTTAAAGCAACATAACAAAGGAGGaacagagaaagggagaatGGAGAAAATTCTAAATGCAAAGGACTTACTTTTGGATTTCACGTCCAAGAGTcctattaaaaacatttcaaggtGGCTTCATTCTAAATTGTTACAAGGACTGATCAAAATGGTTCAGCCATGGTCAGAAAATAGCAActtgtttagttttataaaaaaatatataaagaaaacaaaatccaataAAGGGGGGCAAACATAATTAAAGGACTATCTTCAGTGAGATATATGGTTtctcacaaagaaaagaaaaaaaatgcacaatcCATGCTGTCTATGAACCACAACATTCAAGCTGAAGCAAATGCTACTTGACAAGACCATGTCACAAAACACTAATAACAaaaatcagtgtgtgtgtgtcgggatACATAGTTTTACTCtacagaagaaacaagaaaagctGAACACCTATGACCATTTCTGTTGAGAAACACTTACTTGTCTAAGAAATATTGTGAGATCAGTTCACAGTGCTTGTCTGTGTTGGCATGACTCATTATCCAGTTCTTTCCATTCTAAAACAAAAgccagaccattgaaataagaCTGTACATTTCAATACTATATTTTATACGCTACCGAAGAAATATAATGTAGGTAAAGTGATCATAAATAATGTAAAGCTATGAAAATCAGAGAAATCTTTAGACATTGggattttgttttgattctaTGTAATCATGTTAATAACCCACAATTTGTGTTTGCcctttttaaatacaaacaaattcAGATCTCTCACCAGGATGGCATCTTTTGTACAAGAGTTGATTATTGGCTGCACTGTCTCATCAAACTGTTCCAAGCTAACTTCACAATCACCTGCCAGATGCTTCAGGTGTTCCTGACGATTTGTCAAAATAGCTTCTTCTATCTGGatcttcaattttaaaaaaattcaacaacaaatcatcaGCTATATTGTTATTAAGAAGAATATAAATAGATGCAACAATTCAGTAATTGATAAATCAGTGACATCTGCTCAGGAATAGTACAAATAGTTATTTTATGGCTTGATTGACATTCAACATAGTAACAGCAGTAAATTTGAACTGGCTATAAATTATCAGAATTCCTAGGTTACATTACTTAAGAGAGAAGCTTTTCTACAGCTCTCTAAAGAATTAAGTGGGCTGAAAATTTTATCATAGAAATGATGCCACAATGAAGATGCACACTGTCAACTACATTTTGGAACAAACAGCAGAGATATCGTAAAAGGTTTGAAAACTATCTGATTCTGTCATTCACCCTTTTATTTACACTGCTTTTATTATTGACTGTTGCACTCTTCTctgctttgttcttttataggtttttatattttaagcaaaaaCACTGTACTTTTAGCTTTTAGGTCAGGGGAAGGCTGGAATACACATTAATGTTTAtccatgtgcacatgcatgcatgtgtgcacacacatacgcactcCCACAATCTTGATGCATCTTACCTGCTGTTGTCTCATCAGGTTTTGATACTGAGCAGAAAGGTTGGTCTCACTCTGTTTAATCTGCTCGGCCATCTGTGTCTGCATGCTAGCAACCTGCTGCTGCAAGCCAGTGATTTGCTGCTGCAGCGCTGCTTTCTTCTCTGCTTCATGCAAGGccacttgctgctgctgcacaaTAGCCATCTGTTGTTGTTCAGCCAGCATCTGTTGTTTCTTGAGAACTGAAGGACAGTGTTCAGGTTAGCTTCTATGACTACAACTTGCAACAAATGAGAGAACTTAACAACAAAAGTAGGCTGCATAGTTAGTCAATAAGCTGGTTGTTGCATTCATAATCAATACAAAGCACATATCACAGCAGAAATCTAACAAAGTGCCTACTAACCAACAGTATCACTAATGATGTCTATACTAATAGGAGAGGCCttaaaacacaatcacacatacacttgTAAAGCATGTAACTACCTGCACATCCATactatctttctctcacacacacatatacatatacacacaagctATAGAGATGGGGCAATGGGAACCCATTACAAAAGGAACAGACTATATGGTGAATAATAACTCCATACTTTCCCTCAGGACTCAAAGGATGATAGTACCTTAGATGGGGAGCACATGCGGAATTCTAAACTGAATAAAATAGATCTCTACGTACTAGCCTGTTCCGTGGTGACCTTGTACTGATAGTAGTTAAAGTACTCTCCGCCAAAAAGGAATCCGAATTTGGAGTTATCCCGCTGCTTCTGTTTTGTCATCTGCTCAAATTCTGGTCCATTGCGAGCCACAAAGTTGGCAAGCTTGTCAATGATATTTGTCATTTCTGggtctaagaaaaaaaaaaaaaaaaacaagaaaagaaactgagTGACAGGCAACAGCGCTACctggacattttttaaaattttgttttttagtccAGCACAGGAACTCAACAGATTTCCAAGGATCTGCACCAGCTACCAGTTGGGCAGTAGCAGAATAAATTATCATGCTCCAGATATCAATGTAACTTAAATTCTAAATACAAAAATCCACTGGACACTTCCCGCATCCCCTACCCATCACAACTGGAGATGATTATTTTATAAAGCAATGTTTTTTGCATATAGTTCTGTAGCATATGCCAGGATAAAGAGCCAACTGACACTACTGACACCAACTactcttttttctgttccatATGCCCCTTTGTTTTAAGTAACcattaacaataaatattaacaagtGCTTGTCTTCAGCCTCAGTTTTAGCTAGGAGTTTTGAGATGTGCACTGAAACTGAAAAGGGATCAGGTCATTTGAAATTAtaccctctccctcccttctctgtttcttctcatctcatacacacatatctttcacactttttgtatgacaaaactaataaactgcttaaaattataagtgggataaaaattaaacagaccaaaacagttacaaaatagaaagaaattacTGACACATGGCAAAGCAGCTTTGATTATCTAAAAGTACACAAATCACAAATACTTGACTAATATGGTGGAGAGTAGAGAGGgactaaaaaaaattctacctTCTTAagtataaaactataaaaataatacatcatCCTATTATTATCCTTCATTTACTGCTATtccaaaagcaaaaatttattacatatttaaaaatgaatgaaaatgctATTCTAGAAGGTGAAGACAGTGTTGGCTTTCAAAGAAATACATATCTTTGTTCAagtattaataaataagatgcATACCTTCGGTTCAAAGTAATATAAGCAGCCTATAACATTTGGACTCCTTCTCATTTGCATACAGTCATGATAGTAACTCTACCACAAGGGACAAGGCTGAGATGTTACCATGTGAACTGTCCTAGAAGCCTCTCAGCACAGCAATCAATCAATACTACTGTTCTCTAGACTGCTCTACTTTCTGACCAATAAAAACTCTGTCACTGTTGCTATGCTCAGAGAGAACTTAACCTGCTCTCATTCCAAGTTGCTGCTCATAAAGACTATTCAACTTTGAATCaataacatgcaaaaaaaagactaaattaaCAAGTTCTACAAGCAAAATAGAtaacctgttttcttttttcaaaagtattttgaaatttaGAAAAGCTAACTTTTTAGCATTTTTACTTTGCTTTGTACTTCTCAATAAAGGTGTGTGTCAAGGATTGGGTAGACAAAAACATGAGGCTAGGGATGTTTGGTTAAGATTTTACTTCTACCATCATGTGAACATTAAATGCCACACAATgacaagaaagatttaaaatagCCTGAGCAGAAAAATAGAATCTATGttgactaaaacaaaaacagattagaactacatttaaaactgatttttggATGCCAGCTCCAGTTTTGAATATACTTGTGGAATTAACATGCACAACTGTTTGAATCAGCATTATcaaaaattcagaaaatcaTTAACAACTTTTATCTTTTAGATTTAGTCCTATCagttgaaaacaaacaaacaaacaattaaggctgcttaaaatgtttatatttgtcctTGGCAAAAGGCCTCATCGTTCTTCTCAGTTTTGTTGAAAACAACATTTTGGATCCCATCTATGCTAAATCTTTTGGGGAAGGTTCATTCTTTTTGTCGCACTTACCATTTGGAATGTATTATCTCTAAGTCTGAGGAATACTTCGACAAGTGAGCTTTTATCATACATCTCTGAAAACTTATCCTACCCCGCTCCCGAAGATCTTTGCTCAGCATCAACTGTGGCTGAAAACCTTGTGATATATGCATCTTTTTGAGTGCTGTCCAAATGTATgcttatttaatgtttgttttggaaTTGTAAAGCGTATGGGAACGTATAATGAAACTTTTCTACATAAATTACATTATTCTAAATATATCCAAACTTTAATACCTCTAGGAATCGTACAAGGATGACAAGCAAAGGGGACTTTATTCGACTGATCAAAGGAAAAAGCGATATCGGAGTAGCCTCCCGTAGTCTAGGCTTCGTGTAAACAATGTGCATTTCAAGCTAATCTTAGCTGTAAGTCagcacattatttaaaataatttattccgAGTTAAAGAGAAACCCCAGCTCTTGTATATTTAAATGAATCTCCAGTGCTAGAAATAAAAGCTGGAATGCTTTGTTCTTACAGTCTTACAAGTGATCTAGAAATGTCGCAGATCCGAGTaacacaaaatatcaaagtGCTTGAACTTGAAAGGTGGAAGAACCTAAAATACTAAAACAGAAGACTAATAGATGACACAACCAACACTTTGGATAGTGCGTTTACCTTCGGGCGGTTTGGGCAgctccattttgtttttgaaaacaaattatctcTTGCCTTTTCGTTTTCACTAACATTACTCGGTATTCCACTTCCGGTCAATTCAGAACTGCAGTCCCGCACTTTGCATGTAAATGATGGTTTTGGTTTACATATTCGTAATAAAAGGAATTATCGATAGACTttatagaagaaaaatatattatatattttagtatcaAAATGTTGGCTTTTCATTGTGTTTACAGTCTCTCTGTTATCGCCAATCAGCTCTTACTCTTTGCGCCGTCCCAAAAAACAATCGAATAAGAGATATCAGTAAATAGGTCACCGAAATGCATATGAAAACAAGAGAATTTCAGACTTGAAATTCAGATGATAATCAACAAGCAATCGTGTGATACATGCaactctgttttattttggtcaAATATTGATATCTGATtgtgcaattattattatgcgTGTTGACTGATGCAACAGGGACGTGGAAACTGAAAATGGGTTGCAACGTAAACAAGGCTAACCCGACTAACCACGCCACCTCGGTGAAAACACGGCAGCAGGTCACGACCAGCTCAACGCTGATTGGCTGAAACACCGCGTGACTCACTTCCACGTCGGCTCGCCGAAAGCAGACGCTGCATAAAAGAAGGAGCGAGCCCTACCTCTTCGTCAGTTTGTTGCAATCGGGATGGAAGGATGAAGAGTTGAGGTTGCACTTAGGTGAAGCCCGGCTATGGCTGAGGTCGATTGCAATAATTCAGAGGAAGAACGGATATACACCTGACAAGAGCGTTGACCATAGTTTTTCTTTGTGGAAAGCAGAAGTTTTAAGTGGCGATTTTTGATTACGAGCCCGTGAAATTGTTAGCAACTCTACGTAAATCTGCTGAAATACTTCACACAATGAGGAATGTAAGTGCTATATcacatctttttatttcattcttgataacaaagaaagaatgattgTAGCTAAAGTTAACGGCGCAATCGTGTTTTTAGATTGAATGTGTTTGTTGACAATTCTAAACCCAAACAATAACAAAGCCTTGCTGTGCGTTTTGAGCTCCGATTGGCAAAATCCTGCTGACTTCACCGTCTATTTTTAGCACAAGCCTAACCGTTCAGgaaatgtcgtctgctggtgCAAGAAAGACGCGTTTAATCCCCAAATATTGTTCTCggcattttaacaaaaaatttgaaGACAGCATGTAGTTAGTTAAGAAGTTTAAAAGGTCCAGCAATAAAAGCTGCAAATGCATGTCGCACAAATGATTGAAAATACAGGAACTTGAAGGTAATCGTGTGTGCGACTGCGATCGAGTGTCGAGTAAAGTTAACTTTGTGCGTGCATCGTTTAAAGTCTTGGTTACTCTGCGATGTGCAGCTGGAAGAAATGGTTTTGACACGGAAATCAGCTGCCCGACCCACAAGTTTGGACTTGGATAACGCATTGACAATGGACATGGACGGAATATTTCCAGACATGGATAACAATAACCTCCACCAACCAACACAGAATTCAAGGAAAAAGCGACGTCGAGCAGCTGATATTCCAGTAAAAAGGTTTTTAGGTAAGCCTCTTTTGAACTTCATAGGTAGTTAGGTGGCTTTATAAATGTAGATAACTGATAACAAGCACACAGTAAATATTATCTGTTAGTTACGTAGTCGTTAGTAAGTCTCTTTCATTGACTTGCAGCTTCTTCTTAGCAGTTGCATTTCATGTGGAATGTTTGGCCCGCTTTAGGAGAATTTATCAAAAGAATTTGAGCCTCGAAATCTAGTAGTTCATGAGGACTTAAAACAGGAATTTTTACAGGTGTTAAAGCTGTTCACTTTTTACttctattaatattataatattaaaatattataaaattaaataattatatttgtctTTCCAGATGCATATGAAACAACTGGGGAATTTCTTGGAAACGGGTCTTATGCTTCTGTACAGACATACCGAAATAAATCAAGCGGCAAAGAGTATGCCGTTAAGGTATATACATGCTTGAAATTTAAGGGGAAAGATTTGATTTACTAGTGGAATGTAAGCACAGAGTAATAATCAGCAGTAACaacattgtcattttaaaatactattttttcaCAACTGTATATGCTATTCTGGATTCCcatttgtgattgtttatttttttaaagaaaattatagaGTTTGGttatgtttctttctgtttcagatGATTGAAAAGTGCAATAGTCTGTCCAGGAGCAAAGTATTTAAGGAAATAGAAATCTTTCAGATTTGCAAGGGGCGTGAAAACATTCTTAATCTTGTGGAGTATTTTGAGGAAGATGACCGCTTCTATCTAGTTTTTGACAAGATGGTAGGTGGGACCCTGCTGGCAAACATTGAGCGCCGAGGACATCTTACAGAACGGGAGGCCAGTTTAGTTGTGAGAGACATTGCAAAGGCTTTGGATTTCCTGCATAGTAAAGgtacattttctttataatgAATTGCTTTAAAtcataaatgaaaacagatatGCTGTATATAAAAGTTGTATTACCCTTGTcaaatttgggaaaaaaaaaatcccgagaccttATTGTAAATATAATCAAAAATTAGTTCTGTAATAGTAAAATATTCTTGTTGGAagttatttaaaacattttttttttttttaacatgtggCATCTAATAAAGACGTGTTATATTTcggtttgtctttttctttaggAATAGCACACCGAGACTTGAAGCCAGAGAATATTCTATGTGAACGTGCTGAGGAAGTTGTGCCCATAAAGATCTGCGATTTTGACTTGGCTAGTGCAATAAAGTGCGATTCTGATGGTACCAAAACACCTGAACTTCTGACACCAGTTGGATCTGCAGAATACATGGCACCAGAAGTAGTGGATGCCTGGGTTGGCGAGTCTTTTTCCTATGACAAAAGATGTGACCTTTGGAGCCTTGGGATTATTTTGTAAGTACCCATTTGCTGCTAGATTTTATTTTGGGTAATGGAGGTTCATTCATGGGAGAGTTTTAGTAAAGCTTTTAACTCTTAATAAACATGGTATAGCAAAAACATCCAAGATTAGTTATTGGGGGTAATCTTTTTAAAGATCCAGATTATGTCACCATCCTGATTTTTGTCTTCATACATCATTGTCATATAAATACATGAATTGTTGCTCAAAGTCCTTGACTTACAGTTGGCTTCTTATTGTTGACAGGTACATCATGCTATGTGGCTATCCACCATTTTATGGTCAGTGTGGAGAAGACTGTGGATGGGAAAGGGGTGAAGCTTGCCAAGAGTGTCAGGAAACCCTCTTCAACAGCATCCAGGAAGGACAGTATGTTTTTCCTCCAACTGAGTGGAGCAGCATCTCTTTCTCAGCGAAGGATCTGATTTGCCACCTGCTGGTGCGTAACCCTCGCAAGCGCTATTCAGCTGCTGATGTGCTTAGACATCCTTGGGTTTGCAGTCCTCCTGCTGCCACACCTCTGGCTACACCTCATGTGCTCACAAGGTAAGACAAATCTCTTTCAAATTTCAATTTTACAAATTGTGTGCAGGGCATGGGAGCTGTTTAATTGTTGAATGCATTGAtatcattatattttaattacaaatgaatctttttaatatcttgatAGACGATCCATTAAACCAAAGCATATTAAAAGTGCCAACAGTATTAAAAAGTAAgcaaaataatcataatttaATTCTAGTATTTAGCATTTCTCTGTATTTAGCTGTAAATATTattcttacaatttttaatattatctgATTACAGAAACAACAGCACCAAAGACTTGGAGTCATTTGCAGAGACGGCAATCTCCATCAACCGCATGATGCAGCAACATCTTCACATGTCTGCTTCACAAGCCCATCAGTTTTTCTCCAGTTGCAGCCGCAGTGAGAGCAGCAGTGACAACAGTGAGGATGCCTGCCAGATAGATGCTACAAAAGCCCCAGATAGTGCGAGCA
Coding sequences within:
- the LOC112573272 gene encoding MAP kinase-interacting serine/threonine-protein kinase 1-like, whose translation is MRNLEEMVLTRKSAARPTSLDLDNALTMDMDGIFPDMDNNNLHQPTQNSRKKRRRAADIPVKRFLDAYETTGEFLGNGSYASVQTYRNKSSGKEYAVKMIEKCNSLSRSKVFKEIEIFQICKGRENILNLVEYFEEDDRFYLVFDKMVGGTLLANIERRGHLTEREASLVVRDIAKALDFLHSKGIAHRDLKPENILCERAEEVVPIKICDFDLASAIKCDSDGTKTPELLTPVGSAEYMAPEVVDAWVGESFSYDKRCDLWSLGIILYIMLCGYPPFYGQCGEDCGWERGEACQECQETLFNSIQEGQYVFPPTEWSSISFSAKDLICHLLVRNPRKRYSAADVLRHPWVCSPPAATPLATPHVLTRNNSTKDLESFAETAISINRMMQQHLHMSASQAHQFFSSCSRSESSSDNSEDACQIDATKAPDSASSNGSTSGDDTDTESLSFLDRFHSCIRLSPPGSSKLAKRRATLHDCRHFNSSSGSGDSLSIDSGSWCE